DNA from Roseomonas gilardii subsp. gilardii:
CCCCCGGTACATGCGCGATCCGGAGGAACGGAAGACAGATTGTCCCGGCCCGGCCGGGAAACCAACCGCAGATCCGCAGGCCAGCCCCGTCAGGTCCGAGGGGGATTCAGAAGCGGAGGGGAAACGGCCCGATCCCACCACGAGGCGACACGATAGCGGCAGGCTTGGACGGTTAGGTAGGGAATGGTGCCCAGGGGCGGAATCGAACCACCGACACTGCGATTTTCAGTCGCATGCTCTACCAACTGAGCTACCTGGGCACAGCGCTCTTGGCGTGGCGCGGAATTAGCCCAGCCCCCGGCCAGTGTCCAGCCGCCCGCCGCAATCTTTTTGCGGCATCCGGCGCGGAGTGGCGAGCGGCATCAGTCCTCCAGATCGGGATCGCGCTCCCCGACCGGCTCGCCCGGTATGGCATAGCGGCCGGACAGCCAGTGGCCGAGATCGACCTGCCGGCAACGCGGCGAGCAGAAGGGCCGGTGCGCGGGCACCACCGGGCGGCCGCAGATCGGGCAGCGGGCGCCGCGCTGGGCGCGCTCCGGCTTGGCGGCAGGCCCCGGCGGGGCAGCGGGCGGGCGGTCAGGCATCCTCGGCAAGCTCCTCTCCGAAAGCGATGGCGGCATCGGGCCGCAGGACCAGGGGCAGCGCGGCCATGGCCTCGAATTCCTCCAGCACGCCCGGCCATTCCCGCAGCGCCGCCAGGACCCGCGGATGCGCCCGCAGGGCCGGGCGCAGGCCGGGCTGGTGACGGAGCGCGCGCAGCACGCGGCGCAGCGCCGCCAGGCCCAGGCTCAGCGGCGCGGGCGGCTGCCCGGTGATCTCGTGCAGCGGCGGATGTACCCGCGTCCGCACACATTCGATCAACCCGAGAGCGGTCAGGCCCATGATCCGGAGTTGCGTGTCGGGGCGCGCCGCCTCGCGCAGCGCCGGCAGGAAGGCTCCCCGCGCCTTGGGGGCCAGACCGGCGAGGTCGATCAGGATCGGACCCGCCAGCCGGCGCAGGCGGATCTGCCGCGCCACCTCGGCCAGCGCCGCCTCGTTCACCCGGGCCTGGGCCGCGCGGTCCCGCCCCGTCGCCGTGCCGGTATCCACGTCGATCGCCACCAGCGCCGGCGTGGGGTGGATCAGCAGCCTGCCGCCGCCCGGCAAGGGCACCTCCGGCCGCGCCAGGGCCTCGAAAGCCTCCTCCAGCTCCTCGCCGAAGACCGGCTCCGTCGCCAGCGACACCTGTGCGGCCCCCAGGGCGCGCAGCGCCCGCACGGCCTCGGCGGAATCGGTTCGCAGCACGGCCTTCGGAAAGGCCCGCGCCAGGCGCTCCACCGCCACCGGTCCCGGCTGCAGCAGCCGCGGCGGGCCGCGCAGGGGGGATGGCAGGTCCAGACCCTTCGGCAGCTTGCGGTCCAGCCGAGGGCCCTTGCCGCCCTGGGCGCCACGGACCACGCGGACGGCGATGTGGTTGCCCTCCGAGACCCCCTCCCCACCCTGAATTCCCCCTTGGGCATCGGGCAGGAAGCCGCTCTCCTCCCCCGGCAATGCCACGAAGACCCCGGACAGGGCCGGAACCCGGGCGGTGACTCGGCCGACGAGGATGTCGCCCACCCCATCCGGCCGGGCGGGGCGCTCGATCCAGGCTTCCTCCAGCACGCCGCCGCGCAGCAGCGCCGTCCGGCGCTCGCCGGGCGAGGCGCTGTGCAGGATCAGCACCTCCGGCACGGGGCGCGTCAGGGCCGCAGCCATCCCACGCCACGCAGGAGCTGCGCGGTCTCGAACATCGGCAGGCCGACCACGTTGGAATGGCTACCGGACAGGAAGCGGACGAAGGCCTCGGCCCTTCCCTGGATGGAATAGCCGCCGGCACAGCCGCGCCATTCGCCGCCTTCCAGGTAATGGTCGATCTGGGCGCGGGTCAGCCGCTGGAAGGCGAGGATCGTCGTCACCAGCCGCTCCCGCCGAATCCCATCGGGGGTGACGAGGCAGACGCCGGTGGTCACCCGGTGACGCCGGCCGGACAGCAGATCCAGGAAGCGCCGCGCCTCCGCCTCATCCGCCGGCTTGCCGAGGCAGCGGCGCCCGACCCCCACCACCGTATCAGCGGCAAGCACCAGCGCATCCGGCGCGCGGGCGGCGGCTGCTTCGGCCTTGGCGCGCGCCAGGCGGGCCGCCAGCAGGCGCGGCAGCTCGTCCTTGCCGGGGGTTTCGTCGATCTCTGCGGGCTCGACCCGGCCGGGCACCACGCCAAGCCGGGCCAGGAGATCCAGCCGCCGGGGGCTGGCGCTGGCCAGCACAAGCGGCGGCCGCTCCGCCGGGAGGGGCCGTTCCATCGGGGGAACCTCTTCGCTGGCCACCGGCGGGACACGGCGTGTCCGGCGGGTGGTCAGGTCAACGGGATCGGTCAACAGGCCGGAACCGGCTCTTGAACCGGCCAGCTCACTTGAATCGGAACGTGATCCGGCCCTTGGTCAGGTCGTAGGGCGTCATCTCGACATTCACGCGGTCGCCGGCCAGCACGCGGATGCGGTTCTTGCGCATCTTCCCGCTGGTATGGGCCAGGACCATGTGATCGTTGTCGAGCTTCACTCGGAACATCGCGTTGGGCAGCAGTTCGACGACTTGGCCGCTGAACTCGATCATGTCTTCTTTCGACATGCATCCTCTTGGGTTGCGGACGCGCGCGGGCGCGCCCGGGGGAGCGTGGAACGGGGCGGAACATGGTCTTGACGCCCCCGCCGGTCAAGCAAGGACGTTGCGCCAGGGCACCAGCCATGCGGCGGCGAGAGGCGGGTCAGCCGCCGGGGGCCGCCGCATCTCCCCTTCCCCCAGGCCTTCCATGGGCGCGCAGGAGGAAAAGCCGGACCTCGTGCAGGTCGCGCGCCACGGCGCGGCAGAGGCCGCGCATCTCGTCGGTCGCCTCCAGCAGGTCCGGGACCATCACGGTCATCATCCCGGCCGAGGCGGCGGAGCGCACGCCGTTATGCGAATCCTCCAGCGCCAGGCAGAGCTCCGGCGCCACGCCCAGCCGTTCCGCCGCGCGCAGGAAGGGGTCGGGGGCCGGCTTGCCGGCAGCATAGTCGCCCTGCGCCACCACGGCGTGGAAGCGCCCGGCCAGCCCGTGCATCCCGAGATGATGCTCCACCTTCTGGTGCTGGGAGGAGGTGGCGATGGCCCGCGGCAGGCCCAGCCGGTCGAGCGTGTCGAGGATCTCCACCACCCCGGTCTTCAGCGCCAGCCGCGTCGCCGCCAGGGATTCGAAATCCCGCGCCCAGGCGGCGCGGAGGGCGGCCACCGAATCCTCGGAACCGTAGAGGTCCATCAGCAGCTTCCAGATGGTCGGCCAGGGATTGCCCACCATCTGCCGGTACAGTGCCTCGCTCACCGGCAGCCCCGTCTCCGCCCCAGCGGAGAAGAGCGCCTCCCGGTACAGGGTCTCACTGTCGAAAAGCAGGCCGTCCATGTCGAAGATGACGGCGGCGGGGGCTTGGGGCAGCGGCATGGGACCGGTTTCGCGCCGGAACGGCCCTGGCGCAACCACGGCTTCCGGGGGGCGGACCAGCGCCCGGGGCGGTGCCGCCCCCTGCCCGTGCTTGACCCGGCCCCACCCCTCGCGGCACCCAGTCGCCATGCAGGATCGCGACACCCCCATGCCGGAACGCCCCCGAGCCGCCACCGAGATCGAGCGGGAGGAGCGCCTCGCCCGGGCGCTGCGGGAGAACCTGCGCCGCCGCAAGGCCCAGGGCCGTGCCTGTGCCGCCCAGGAGGCGGTTCAGGAAGGGGACCGGGAAGTGCCCCAGGAAGCCGCGGGTACGGCTGGGAAAGCGGCAGGCGGGCCACAGCCTCCCAGGGCTACCGATCCCCTGGCCAACGACTCGAAAGGCTGAAGCGCGCCACGAGCGGTTGCCCCGCCCCGCCCCGGCGGGCTAAGCCCCGGACCTTCGCCGTTTCCCCACTCCGGACAAGCCTGCCCATGTCGATCATGCCCGATACCTGGATCCGCCGCATGGCGACGGAACACGGGATGATCGAACCCTTCGTGGAGGCGCAGCGGCGCGAGGGGGTGATCTCCTACGGCCTCTCCTCCTTCGGCTACGACGCCCGGGTGGCCGACGAGTTCAAGGTCTTCACCAACGTGGACAACGCGCTGGTGGACCCGAAGCACTTCGCCGAGGACAGCTTCGTCACCCGCCGGGGGCCGACCTGCATCATCCCGCCGAATTCCTTCGCCCTGGCGCACACGGTCGAGTATTTCCGCATCCCGCGCGACGTGCTGGTGATCTGCCTCGGCAAGAGCACCTATGCCCGCTGTGGGCTGATCGTGAACGTCACCCCCCTGGAGCCCGAATGGGAGGGCCAGGTGACGATCGAGATTTCCAACACGACTCCCCTTCCGGCGCGTATCTACGCCAATGAGGGGATCTGCCAGTTCCTCTTCCTGCAGGGCGCGGGGGCGCCCGAGGTCAGCTATGCCGACCGGGCGGGCAAGTACATGCGCCAGCGCGGCGTTGCCTTGCCCCGCCTGTGACCCCGGTTGGCTGACGGCGGGACGTAGGGAAACAAAGGGGGCTACCACATGGACCGTATTCGCGTGCGCGGGGCAGGCCCCTGCGCGGCCGCATTCCCATCGGAGGCGCCAAGAACGCCGCCCTGCCGCTGATGGCGGCGGCGCTGCTGACGCCGGAGGAGCTGGTCCTGACCAACGCCCCGGCGCTGGAGGATGTCCGCACCCTGACCCGGCTGCTGGCGCAGCACGGCCTTTCGGTGGAGCACGACACCGCCCGCCGCCGCATCAGCCTTTCGGGCCAGGCCACCAACATGGAGGCACCCTATGACCTGGTGCGCAAGATGCGTGCCTCGGTGCTGGTGCTGGGGCCGCTCCTGGCCCGCTACGGCCGCGCCAAGGTCAGCCTGCCCGGTGGCTGCTCCATCGGCACCCGGCCGGTGGACCTGCATCTCAGCGCGCTGGAAACGCTGGGCGCCCGCATCGACCTGACCGGCGGCTATATCGACGCCCGGGTCGAGGGCCGGCTCCGGGGCGCCCGGGTGGTCTTCCCCAAGGTCTCCGTCGGCGCCACCGAGAACCTGCTGATGGCCGCCGTGCTCGCCGAGGGCACCACCGAGCTGGTGAACGCCGCCCGCGAGCCGGAGATCGGCGACCTCG
Protein-coding regions in this window:
- a CDS encoding HAD family hydrolase codes for the protein MPLPQAPAAVIFDMDGLLFDSETLYREALFSAGAETGLPVSEALYRQMVGNPWPTIWKLLMDLYGSEDSVAALRAAWARDFESLAATRLALKTGVVEILDTLDRLGLPRAIATSSQHQKVEHHLGMHGLAGRFHAVVAQGDYAAGKPAPDPFLRAAERLGVAPELCLALEDSHNGVRSAASAGMMTVMVPDLLEATDEMRGLCRAVARDLHEVRLFLLRAHGRPGGRGDAAAPGG
- a CDS encoding Maf family protein, encoding MERPLPAERPPLVLASASPRRLDLLARLGVVPGRVEPAEIDETPGKDELPRLLAARLARAKAEAAAARAPDALVLAADTVVGVGRRCLGKPADEAEARRFLDLLSGRRHRVTTGVCLVTPDGIRRERLVTTILAFQRLTRAQIDHYLEGGEWRGCAGGYSIQGRAEAFVRFLSGSHSNVVGLPMFETAQLLRGVGWLRP
- a CDS encoding DNA gyrase inhibitor YacG; translated protein: MPDRPPAAPPGPAAKPERAQRGARCPICGRPVVPAHRPFCSPRCRQVDLGHWLSGRYAIPGEPVGERDPDLED
- the dcd gene encoding dCTP deaminase, producing the protein MSIMPDTWIRRMATEHGMIEPFVEAQRREGVISYGLSSFGYDARVADEFKVFTNVDNALVDPKHFAEDSFVTRRGPTCIIPPNSFALAHTVEYFRIPRDVLVICLGKSTYARCGLIVNVTPLEPEWEGQVTIEISNTTPLPARIYANEGICQFLFLQGAGAPEVSYADRAGKYMRQRGVALPRL
- the infA gene encoding translation initiation factor IF-1, which gives rise to MSKEDMIEFSGQVVELLPNAMFRVKLDNDHMVLAHTSGKMRKNRIRVLAGDRVNVEMTPYDLTKGRITFRFK
- a CDS encoding ribonuclease E/G — its product is MAAALTRPVPEVLILHSASPGERRTALLRGGVLEEAWIERPARPDGVGDILVGRVTARVPALSGVFVALPGEESGFLPDAQGGIQGGEGVSEGNHIAVRVVRGAQGGKGPRLDRKLPKGLDLPSPLRGPPRLLQPGPVAVERLARAFPKAVLRTDSAEAVRALRALGAAQVSLATEPVFGEELEEAFEALARPEVPLPGGGRLLIHPTPALVAIDVDTGTATGRDRAAQARVNEAALAEVARQIRLRRLAGPILIDLAGLAPKARGAFLPALREAARPDTQLRIMGLTALGLIECVRTRVHPPLHEITGQPPAPLSLGLAALRRVLRALRHQPGLRPALRAHPRVLAALREWPGVLEEFEAMAALPLVLRPDAAIAFGEELAEDA